The sequence GATCGCTCTTCCTTCTGTTGGACttcatatctcggttgatttttcattagggcgtataagcaagtgacagtttctctttgtttactttctcttctattaattaccaagcggttcccacgtttatcactcaactctttgcatgaaatgatactcgaaactttcgactttcaaacagaatagtgatatcaaagaaaatctttttaattacatcacaataatcgaaagagagagtgaaactgtcacttgcttatacgccctaatgaaaaatcaacccagATATGATATTCGTCCTTCCCGCTTGTGACCGTCAGAAGGcaggctgcattccggctgctgtcaaaattgtccaggcgaaattgcgtcattatctcgccgcacgtgtcttgtttatttccctccttctttttttcttctttttattcgacttcatttgatattcgtcaatcccgcatgttcatacaaaaaaaaacgaatcttgagacgaggtaaacgagattaaaatatgggtatgtttggtagtgagaatgcAATGTTATTAGCAATAACATTTTcgatgattagtatatatgaagcgcAAtaattattgcctttcatatgtatcttttattgaaaaaatagaaccaagacgcctaaaatgtagaaccgattcaaaacggttctgccaatcttgtatggcaagaatccaacagaaaagaaccggtaataaccgctaggcgaaattctctgccagaaacggttgttgcattgttgccagacaaaaatggctggcagacatagccagccgtctggggggaaatcggcccgccgcgtacaagtggggtgtacttgtttacagtttaaaagttcatcagaagttcatcgttcgaatgtaaaaattgcaagtctcctcacactcaacagattcatacatatatcgctcctaaaGGCTgggaacacatacagggcaatctttttagttatttttactgtggaatacgtttttaacaggcactttttcgccatttttcaatttttagcgcaaaacaaaacaagtacacgtcaactgtcaaagatgaacttgattcatcggcagttcatttgtgtcgtcatcgtgcaaaacctaattaggttttttaccgtcactgctaacctcaatcggatgaacacattttgacagttcagcagtactgtttgtaaacatggatttttttgtttgtctgttgttaaattggatgagaccatttacggtcaaTATCGCCTAAACAGAGTTTTAAAACATATGCTCACGTTTGGATACGgtcactagttgcaaagtgtaaagatgattgttcgaGATGTGTTCTTCGACTGAGCTgagctgtcaaggatgaattcaaAATGACGTCACTatcacgataaaaaaaaataattgtttatgAAACTACACACTTATGTTAACttaataatattttcaattcaaacgatgatgttcactattaagggctgaggccagtgtgttttagaccgttttagagggctattttcacgcttcagatgtgattttctcagaaacggtgacgaatataaaaaaaactgataatctcttagaaaattagtgcataaaaacatattttgtcgcGATaataatgaagtgaatgttatttttgtgaaggtaagtcgatttctatggcggcactattttttctgctccagtttccttgTAACGTTACGAAacttgagagagaaataaattcggctcagaaaggctgccaaacaagcggtagctttattggattttatgagaTAGTGTCAATCGTGTAACCGAAAAACGCGAAACATCAGTTTGCTTAGAAAATTTACCACTTTAATTTActgtatttttttcttgatgATTCTTGATGATtattgccccgggcgccaaatttcctcggtacgccactgatattgccaataaaatcaactcaacttttgctgataaacaaaaaaaatggtatTTGATTTCAACAATGAAATTAGCTgaaacagcattttttttccgtTTGGCTAAACCAAAATTTAGATTCACAATAAACAAAGatcattgttgatgttgaaggggaATGTTGGTTtggaacaatcatattctagataGAAATtaacataaatcaaatttaaaaatctactaactgttttgttcttTCAAACACGTTCTATTTTTCTGCGTGTACCcggaaccaaagacatcatattaacaagatattcagCCCTCATATTTCacaaacaaatcattggcaacatacttttttttgtgagcatggcgccctcagcaTAAAATCTTGTAGATACAAGTAGGGAGAAATGTCTAATCCGTGGACCTGAAaatagtaaaacaaaaatccggaaattcgtcttagactcgtcagtacataacagtttatattAAActtattagcggcccttacacgatcattaaaagtgtcattactaaaaaggaatggcacttttaatgatcgtgtaaggtctacgagttcagtaatgatggaattgtggattttccatcattaccaacattatttcttcttcttatttttttttgtggaagtgatgaatatctttagaactatacgcgaaaaaatgacaaagtgtagatttaaattgttaatatttcattaaccttaacgtttcaatggcaaatcaaatttattttcagctaaacgaaaataaaaatattgctattgctggagtagttacaaatactcatcattaataatgaacgtgtaatgctaaaaagtaatgatgtacagtaatgcagtaatgacgagcgtttgagcagaagtgtcattacttagtaatgacacttttaatgatcgtgtaagggccactaTTGAATCTTGAATTAcaggttttttgtacatttcaATTTGCTTGTAGTCATTCTTCATCATAATAATTTCACTCTGAAATCaacagcggcccttacacgagcattattattgtcatttttaatgatgtctaagtaatgatgtatttcaaatttgatagaaatctcgtcattactgcaccattgcacgttcataaaaatgacattattttttagtaatgacacttttaatgatagtGTAAGGTCCGCTAACAAGTGCCGATAGAGATAAAGAAGAACCATTGAGATAACAtgtaatctgttttttttttgcgcattttagctAAACCTCTGGGGCAACCGTTGTGATCTTTCGATAACAGCTGGCCAGGAAGTCAAGCAGGATGGTGACCCCTTCAGCCTACTCGAATCTTGGGACAGTTTCATCGTTAGTGACCATTCGGGTGCCATCTGGGATTGTGTCCGTAGTTGTAAAGATGCAACCATTGACATCATTAACGATAATTCCGGTTACGAACTGTTCACTGACCTCTGCCTTGCGGACTTCATCATTGAGCACCAATTGGTAAAGCGTGTCAATTTCAACGTCAAGGCAATTCCATGGTACATTTCAGATGTAACCCCGAAAGACATGCAGTGGACGTTAGATACTCTGGTGGCACACGAAAACCCACTTCTGGCTAATTTCGGAAAACGATTAAAAACTCGTTTTGCGATTGGAAGCTTTTTTCTGAAGCCTGTTAACAATTTTTGGACCTCACCATACGAATTCCATAGAATGAAGGAAATCGATCCACGGTTATACGACGAACTGTCCCAGTCGGGGCTACTGATATTCAAGGGTGATCTTAACTACCGGAAGCTACTCGGGGACTTCAACTTCTCCTACACCACACCGTTCCGGGATACGTTGCGAGATTTTTTTCCTACCAATTTGTGCACGCTGCGCACGGTCAAAGCAGATCTCATTTGTGGAATTGCTGAAGGACTTTCGGAAAAGCTGTACGCCAAAGACGACCGGTGGATGGTCACCGGTGAGTATGGAGTCATTCAGTTCACCCACAAATAGTGTCCAAATAATTACTCATGCATATTCCGGTGCGCTTGATTAGctagttttatttgaaattgtaaatcctgatttcaaaatttactgtGTAGATGGAATTTAAGCATCCTTGTGTATGCGTCTCTCATTGTGTTGTTTTTATTATGCtttaaacaatattttgctTCAATAAAATACAAGTTTCAATTCAACAGAGATAAATTTCAGAATATCTGAGATTAAGGACGCAGAATAAATAACGGCTAAGGGTCTTTGAGTTACAGTCGTACGGCGACGAAAAATTTGTATGTCATCAGCAATCTCAATCCAAATACAAAAAGTGTGCCACTGGCGTAATTAGAATACAATCGTGTCCTGATCCTCGACTGAATAgaaatctaaacttttaccgtgATTTTCCAGTGGAATCCGAACGTCCCGTTTACGATCGAACAGCGACAATTGCAGTCCTCCCTGGCGATCCGATGGGCCAAACAGTTTGACTATCAAGTTCTCCAATGTTTGCAAATTAATTCtctttgggacctttttttcgagcatttcaccAGTTCGTTCATTCAGCAGATGAAGATTCAACATGTTGGAGACCTTACGGGTTTCAGGAAGAAATTGTTCCGGGCTGCCCAATcctacataaaaaaattaataaaattaggatacaatgaatgaataaatgataataaatgAATCGAATTCAGAATACCGATGGCAAACTTACTTTCCAATATCCGAGGATACATACGATGTGCCTTGAAAAATGCCTTCAGATGCTGAGCATCGTTTCGAACCAGGCACCACTGGACGGCAAACATTTTCCACATGTCACACTCCGAATCACGGCGCAGTTTTTCACTGATTCCTGATCGATTGAATGTTTTTAACCCTTTGATGGATCCCACGACTCTCGCCACCGTTTCCTCGTAGCTCACACTCGAATCCGGATCCATCGTTAAATGCTCCAGCTTTTTCAGTTTGTCCAGTTCGTTAAATGTCGCGCACTGGTCGATGATTGGATTGTCACGTAGATAGAGTACCCTTAGCTTGGGGAAGAGAGTAATCTTTTCCGTATGTGAACAATCGGGAAAATTAATTTCACAAATTTCATTCGCATTAAGTGACAGTTCTTCCAGTTCTGGTAGCTGCCCTAACGCATTAATCGACATCTGATCAGATATATGATTATTTTGAATATCCAGAACACGTAACTTGGTGAACGCCAGTGCATAACTTTCTTCCGTGATGTCACGCAGTTCATTGTCCTCTAGCGATAGACTTTCAATGAGTGGCCACATTCGAGCTAGCCGTACTATTTCAGACCATGAGCTAATAGCACATTTCTTCAGGATCAATTTCTTCAAATTGGTGAATTTGGTTACCAACGAACAGATTTCGTCGTCAGTTGGTCTGACAAGACGATTGTTAGACAGATTTATCTCTTGCAGGGTAGGAATTTGCGCAATAATATCACCCACTAGTTTCCAGTTCCAGAGCAATGTAGCTGAAACATCCAGTGAGCTGAGAGATGTAAGAGAGGATAAATCTCCAGCAGAATTTACCGGATAATAATCTACCGAAGCGTCAATCAAATGGCTCAAATTACTTTGCTTGCCACCAATCTTTTTCATTCCGACGACctgcaaaaaaaatgataactgattgaatttcaatgaatcaataaaacaaacaaaagttATCAATTCCAGTCGAATGCACTTCGACAGAGCGGCCTTGAGCAGAGTGACACTTACTTCAAACAGTGACGCATGCAGTTGTTTTTGTACTTCCTTTAACATCTCTGCATCCAAACCGAGGGTGTCCTCAGTCATGATGTATTTGTCATTGATTGCCTCCAGGAGTGTCATGAACGTTGGGATTTTTTCGCTTCGGATCATCGAACCGGAGCCCTCATGCCTATCAACAATAAACACTCTTATGAGTATGTAAACAAATATGGGATGACTCATCCGCTTCCTCCCACACAAATGATTATTACTGACCTTGTTTGGAAATACTCAACTCCATTCACCAATCCGGAATGTTTGCCTCGTTGAGGATCGTCCCATTCAACACCAACCCATTCTCCTTCGGTATTGGCCACCTTAAAAACACCATAAAAAGTCAATTGGGAAAAGCTCTGCCTTTGGCATAAAGAAAACAGGAAAACGATATCCACCTCTCCAATGTATCGTATGGTTCCAAAGTGTTGTCCAATCCGGATGCGAACACCAATGTCCAGTCGACGCAGTGGAATCATTTCCTTTTGGATCAAATAAATATACACACAGTTTGCGCAACACTCAAGTAAAAATTTGCGATTTTCTGAACAGTTGTTGGGAAATTACTTTCATTCAGAAAATGGTCACGtagtgaaaaacatgaaagtgaAATGAAAACATCAAACGTCAGATATTGTTAGAAGCGTTATTATTTCAGTCGATAAAGAAGATTCATATTCATTattctacactgaaaataattacaCGGATTTatgaatgtcgttttcgtttaggAAATCTGAAGCTGAACTGGGGTATTTTCATCaaacaaaaagttttcacgAAACTGAATTGGGTGGTTCACACTTAGCAACCGGAGTGTGAGTAAATCCGATATAAGAATCAGTTTCGAAACTGATCGATTTTCATTGAAACTACACTCAGAAgaatattatggtaacagttactatatagagggccaacctgaccatgcgagtatagtggttttcagccgactatcaaatcagatgatttcaacaatagtcaagttcatgtttactataaattgtatcggctctagaatagtaatattgaacagtatattgtatgaataactaatacgattgagatggttaggctaaccatgaccgaatctttatttacattgtgGTTTTCActataaccagagccatggtatttttgacatttcacttctagttatttcgaaactgaaggcagtggttgattcaacaatgctgaagatcagcaaaacatgagctaatgttaaaaagttttatgaatttgaattctagaacaagaacaacaaaatagtttcattgaattctattttatttttgcaattattacaattttattatgatgatgtgcctggtgaaatattgattatcaacgtagacacggagcagcattgcttggttgcaactgttgatcccaggctctgttcggtgaagtttttcccgaagaagaaatggaagaaattaatagccaagtccagaaacaaacctcaatacccacctgccatatattgttattttttccttcggattcgagcgatttgaatccggaaatcggatgatgttcgtcgtttttaatcaatcgcttgatgttgtttctacagcgactgataacgaataataaaaattatacaggacgtcgatttcactagaaaacagccattaccggcaaaattgttgaaaaatttaatttcaacgacggaaactagtaaggctacaaaatttactcacctgcaagtgttccaaattgcacaatatatgtcacaatatacttttttttcttcaaatcaatcactgatgtgttacgaaattgtctgctgtattgtaactttatgtgacaataacaaagtatatccgtttattgacaatttgtatagtcagcacaaatgaaaaacatcgtcggttaaaaaacactatacgataatgtgcttactacataaattctgttgatatggactacatgaatagtgttttcaaacttcataatttcatttaaaccatgtatctatttatggtaacattattatactgtgtacatatttacatggtagcgataactatttagctcctcatatatatcaaggctcgagagcaatttcacattactagaaattgtgattttaactatttgttcttatatttgagatgactaccattgtcaggaagaccatgccagaaaagtcatacatacaaatagtttagtcaagtcgtagtctttgttgtctagtaatttatacaatacagatggtgaatagtcatatatcatgattgttgctactatttaagcgtatagttgaaatgacaatggaaaacaggctacggttactatggtattttgctcagtgtaggttcgaaactgacttcaaacaaatacATCATATTTACAAGATAtcaagctctcacatttcccgaacaaattattggcaacatTCTTTTTTGCGAGTAGGGCgctctcaggcgagtccgcatcgaatcttgtaTATAAAAGTAGATgagaaaaatgttaaattagtGCACgcgaaaatagcagcactgcgcgcccatacaattgacatgatatgttgaatgtgatgccgtgcgatggcgtggcttaactgaagattgatttcgcaccaagctgacagggtctgcttcaAACAAATTGTCTGACAGCAGTtatggtggaaactgggttaaatGTAACAGTAAGAGAAAACGTCATAAGTGATAATATTCACGTGTTTTGAGATAACTTTCCCCTTTGAAGTACTAGGATTACTTATAGCTTGCGTAAAAGAAGTCTCATTCTATTTCTTATCTGTCTATTTTTTTGCAAGGCTTGCCATAATTAACGGCTTGGCCACGGTATTCACCTACTAACCGCAACTAACCAGCTGTTTACATGACAACCTTGCGACGAAATCGGAAGCCACATAAGATGTAATTGGTACTCTGATGACAATAATAATTCagatttgatttaatttttttgtttttctctttAGAAAGTAATTTttgggaaaaccgactttcgaacgaagcctctGAGACTCACAGtgacaccattcgactcagttcgacgaaatcggaaaatgtatgtgtatgtgtgtgtacctttcagatttttttggagatggctggaccgatttcaacaagattatcaaatggctgttacttctggttccgaagatatgaaggTATaaatgatgtaaccgacaaaacgcgttgttttttttcggcgctaaattttctcagaaatcgcAAAGCTAATTTCTACAATTTCTAGACTTGTTTGAAAGCATTCCATTTTGGTTAATTTGCCGAAAAGCCTATCGTGTCGTACCATAATAGTAGgtcaaaatcaatttggtgagcaaaaaaaggtcttatAACCAACACCGCTCTTTacctttggtgctaaactgtgatcgatttaaaaaatctgtgaaaatctttgattaatttcagaatctgtgaaaatctatgatcattttcagatatctgtgaaaatctgcacTCAGGTAAAAAATAtgtggaatttcataatgatttcgtatgtTTTTGCCACAAGAATATAGTATGCAAATCATAAGACCGCCTTCTGAAGTCCCGAAAAATGGAATGCCAATAaaagccttatgaaattcatacgaaatttttagcacattatgtcaaatttctatgacaaacataacttctctcatatccTGTAGAGTTcctaagttgttcgtatgaaaactgtaatagtgatagatgagatgtatattgcaaaggtatatttttcatattaatcttatgTAATGgtgattttgatgatttttgatgcatcataagatttgccttatgattttcaccaCTCAATTTGCCTGAGTGTGTGCCATTatttaaatctgtgcagaaagttgaaaatctgtgaacctggcatccctgatgagATGTGAAAACGAATTGGATTggattatgtacgattcagacggtccgccttcttccgtcaccgtcaccggaacgtcagcttccgtcaaaattagtttaatactttctttaccggaacgttcacacgctccgcccgtcaagacgttccgtaacggtgacgttacgtgtgaatggctccataagaaagcatgtaattaatgttgacggtgaaGGTGACGGAGGTTGACTGTGACGGAAGGAGCTGGATCGTCTGAATtcgcacattgtcgcaaagctgatttaccggtaacgacagatgccaatgaaaaatggaaccaagaaaagcaatattctttcggaaattttcatatcggcagtagtgatttgcaacatttttatcgtttattcaatagtacaaatagatatcagcaataaaagtacactcggagtagaagaaaatcgattttaaagtgattactactactttttttagtgtgaactacgattaaacatggaaaatcttcaaaaatgtgtgaaattgggtaaggttagtttttttcgaattaactttttttaaaacagaaaccagtgtaatgttgatttctcgagtactagaatgtatagagatcgagtactatttattttggatactttatttgttatttccaggcatttgcaaaatggtatcaaaccaagtttaatgctctattctgaataaacggtagattttgcacaatgaactaagatcaacattaccaccgcagagtaaaatttttttcttcaacttctactatgatttgaatttgccgttttcataagaaatcgttgaaaaggtagagtaattagaaattttcctaccgatttgacagctcttgctgaaagtatcatcgacgacacgaccaggcactccgaagaaaaatcagcattaaaactgtttcctaacgattcaccgccagttaccacaaatctagcgaccccttgtaaatgataaaaataatcttctcgagcaacactgtttaagttgctatggactagttaccaaggaactctaaaacaaataaacatgttttgaaggcggtggaatatttctattagtgttaaactttgtccaaatcaagcagaaatgcattcaaATGAActtgattttcggaatttaatcgaatctatggatgaaaccaacgaacgagaacaatgatctgcttccagcgattcatccgtacacttcaactgctagcttttctgggcagtaggattcggtgtaatatgccggtgtcataattgttttgtgtcggttgattgcgcagcagtggaaacagtatttcaccttgttgacCACTATTCGaagattactagtggaattccacaaagaaatcattttaccgtacgttatgcaggtaccgcagagcactagcctcgctcagctcgttgtcggtcatttccatgtcttccttctcacacaacggtttcatgttaagacctgaattttgaacttggctttataaaagacataactcatactcctcaatttttacattccgctcgagtcaggtaaatccattagaatgttccgtaatataataaccgatctgaaatttattttgtttacattcatcttgccttcgatatgcagtaaccaaggttatggtgactgttattcaaaataaataaatatatcaacttgtgctgccagtttaaaaaaaatcattggcgTTTccaatttgacatttccagttactgaggggtagttaaatttacgatacagttttgatagacgagtggcaggtcgtgtcgtcggtatcatctctaaacaagcagcgcctctacatttaagTTTAGCGACAATATGGCAATCACTTACGGATTTCGTAACTGAACATTTGGCCACAATGCCATGTATTTCTGTAACGTACGTAACGCCCATAAACTCGTACCATTTATATACAGAGaaaccagatctgcagatttgtctgtaaattgcagatttcgtacatagtgctacagacattttttattgtgtagacttttgcaaacttttgaaaattgagtttttcgcagactttcgtcaaaatttacagatttttaaaattgacgcgaccttttttttgctagccaaatcagtttagcgtatcatagagaaatacttgctgactgcagatttttttcggaTACACAGACTTTTCCAATCCTGTCTgaagatttttaatttttttacctggcatctctgtttatATATATAATCTTACCAAAACAAATTGAATCTGGTAGACAATATgtcatatacttaaaataagacAAAAAACCATAACTTGCTAAAAGTGAAACTAAACGTATTGTATATTTTCAAAAGTCAATCTCCGGTACTGTTAAAATGAGCAGTGGTTTTATAACCGAAACGGAATTGGCCGAGGCACGCCAAAAGCGTCAAGAAGAATGGGAGAAAGTACGTACAGCAGATCAACCTTTGGGTATGTTCTCTAGGttctatatatatttttttaccaaaCTACTAGTGAATTTTACTTGAATTGCAGAGGCTCCAGAGGAAGAGTATGATGGTCGGTCATTGTACGACAGACTTCAGGAGCAGAAACAGAAAAAAGATCTAGAATTTGAAGAGGCACATAAGCTAAGTAATTGATTTAAGAATTATTTGTTTCTGtgcattaaaacattttttctattAAAGAGAACATGATAAAAACTTTAGATGATGATGAAGTGGAGTTCCTAGATCTTGTTGATAAAAATAAGTTAAACGCCGAGCGACGAGCACAAATAGAAGAGGCAAAAGAAATGTCAGAGTTTCGACAGAAGGTGGCTTCATTGCAGGAACAAAGAATGGATGAAGTATTGTTTTAGGTTTTGTTTAAATGCATTACTTGAACGATTGTGTTTAAATTTTAGCATATTCAGCAACAAATGTCAAGggctaaacaaacaaaagcacCAATAGTCTCTAGCAGATTGTCCCAGAAGAAGATTCTAGCTGGTGTAGTGGTAAAGAAGCGTAAGCACGAAGATGATCCGTCTGTATCCGTCCCCAATGAAGCCAGTTCCAGTGATGGAAAAAAGGATAATCTAGCTCAagaaactgaaaataatttgtcaAAACATTTGGAGGTTCCTAACAATGGTATTAatattataaatttttttcaaatgttcaataCACAATTAGGAATTGTAACGTTGTAGAAAATATCACCAACAAAAAGTTGAAGAGTGGTGCTATGCAAGTGATTGGAATTCTGCCCGGCCTCGGATCATATCGGGAGTCTACAGATTCAGAGGCCAGTACCGATTCCGATGATGAAGCAGGACAATATGATTGGATTGGCAGAAAGCTCGTCAAAGAAAaagaaatcaaataattttagactaagttgttcgaaaataaaatacaaatatcAAAATCTACGTTTTCGGTGTttctaatgtaaaaaaattcactatcgtttcgatttattttaaatttctgTAATCAGCAGCGGCAGCAGCAGTCATAATGAGAATTTCCTATAATATAAAGTCAACCAACCGTAGATAATGCGTTGTATATTACCCATAATTATccacacaaaaatgaacaaattccATGCATGCTAGTAATCCGATATCATCGATGTATAGGATTATTTGTTtcacgtttcgttttcgactcgtcagtgcataacgttttatgttgaactgctatgtTTCCTAGAAGTTCAACAAAACCCGCTGAATAGATGTAAAGTTAGAGCTATttataatagttttttttctattgtacTAAAGTGCAACGTCTATCTTAGACAAAATCGGGTTACGATTATATGACCGTATATTTATTAAACCAAACTCCTTTTTAATGGTAGGGGAAAGTGTTCAGTTGCCGGCAGTATTCGGTTAACGGCACCCCAacgtgagtggattgaatatttatgaggtaatATCGATCTAttgcgtgatttaataccgaatgctatcaaaattttcgcaaccaaagaattttttgtcattttcaaaatgcctaccgatttcggttaccggcaccccattttttcgacaaatcgtgaaaaattgttagtgatatgcaggctgctgtcgagagaCAAAGCAAGCCCAAGTTTTGGCCAAaaatctagctgc comes from Malaya genurostris strain Urasoe2022 chromosome 3, Malgen_1.1, whole genome shotgun sequence and encodes:
- the LOC131435751 gene encoding damage-control phosphatase ARMT1-like isoform X1, translated to MEDFQTKYNIIDEKPPYNSQLKAQYKQGFAFYTMKERLPIILTQVIDCLSKDKDQIVEHFGEEAREELKNAIGEISKLKYELQTDKELKPISTELGDEQLWNDFLATLGEANTYYSSCWLYAETYMYRRLNNIFEQTSSLKKLDYFQQQKHKALTNSYDAIYAVLQSLEQFNNSKSDWSEAEVESFFVKMLKLNLWGNRCDLSITAGQEVKQDGDPFSLLESWDSFIVSDHSGAIWDCVRSCKDATIDIINDNSGYELFTDLCLADFIIEHQLVKRVNFNVKAIPWYISDVTPKDMQWTLDTLVAHENPLLANFGKRLKTRFAIGSFFLKPVNNFWTSPYEFHRMKEIDPRLYDELSQSGLLIFKGDLNYRKLLGDFNFSYTTPFRDTLRDFFPTNLCTLRTVKADLICGIAEGLSEKLYAKDDRWMVTGEYGVIQFTHK
- the LOC131435751 gene encoding damage-control phosphatase ARMT1-like isoform X2, producing the protein MKERLPIILTQVIDCLSKDKDQIVEHFGEEAREELKNAIGEISKLKYELQTDKELKPISTELGDEQLWNDFLATLGEANTYYSSCWLYAETYMYRRLNNIFEQTSSLKKLDYFQQQKHKALTNSYDAIYAVLQSLEQFNNSKSDWSEAEVESFFVKMLKLNLWGNRCDLSITAGQEVKQDGDPFSLLESWDSFIVSDHSGAIWDCVRSCKDATIDIINDNSGYELFTDLCLADFIIEHQLVKRVNFNVKAIPWYISDVTPKDMQWTLDTLVAHENPLLANFGKRLKTRFAIGSFFLKPVNNFWTSPYEFHRMKEIDPRLYDELSQSGLLIFKGDLNYRKLLGDFNFSYTTPFRDTLRDFFPTNLCTLRTVKADLICGIAEGLSEKLYAKDDRWMVTGEYGVIQFTHK
- the LOC131435750 gene encoding tubulin-specific chaperone E, with protein sequence MIPLRRLDIGVRIRIGQHFGTIRYIGEVANTEGEWVGVEWDDPQRGKHSGLVNGVEYFQTRHEGSGSMIRSEKIPTFMTLLEAINDKYIMTEDTLGLDAEMLKEVQKQLHASLFEVVGMKKIGGKQSNLSHLIDASVDYYPVNSAGDLSSLTSLSSLDVSATLLWNWKLVGDIIAQIPTLQEINLSNNRLVRPTDDEICSLVTKFTNLKKLILKKCAISSWSEIVRLARMWPLIESLSLEDNELRDITEESYALAFTKLRVLDIQNNHISDQMSINALGQLPELEELSLNANEICEINFPDCSHTEKITLFPKLRVLYLRDNPIIDQCATFNELDKLKKLEHLTMDPDSSVSYEETVARVVGSIKGLKTFNRSGISEKLRRDSECDMWKMFAVQWCLVRNDAQHLKAFFKAHRMYPRILERLGSPEQFLPETRKVSNMLNLHLLNERTGEMLEKKVPKRINLQTLENLIVKLFGPSDRQGGLQLSLFDRKRDVRIPLENHGKSLDFYSVEDQDTIVF
- the LOC131435958 gene encoding PSME3-interacting protein yields the protein MSSGFITETELAEARQKRQEEWEKVRTADQPLEAPEEEYDGRSLYDRLQEQKQKKDLEFEEAHKLKNMIKTLDDDEVEFLDLVDKNKLNAERRAQIEEAKEMSEFRQKVASLQEQRMDEHIQQQMSRAKQTKAPIVSSRLSQKKILAGVVVKKRKHEDDPSVSVPNEASSSDGKKDNLAQETENNLSKHLEVPNNENITNKKLKSGAMQVIGILPGLGSYRESTDSEASTDSDDEAGQYDWIGRKLVKEKEIK